One genomic region from bacterium encodes:
- a CDS encoding acyl-CoA/acyl-ACP dehydrogenase → MNFGFSEDQLLLQQTVHDFLASELPVDEVRKLWNEDTGRSAEFWKRLAEIGIPGLLISEDHGGLGMNEIDGVLLIEETGRAALAEPVVQTSVAAPLITALSSSLADQWLAKIAAGEALAVVQHDVNAFTSDAHVADLLLLSHGDEIHALSADRVSLTAQPANDPSQRLFAIDWTRDDETRVASGKAGRALLAISLDRGALACAAQQLGVADKLIELAVAYACERKQFGVQIGSFQAVKHMLADVKVRLEYARSLVYRAAHSLARDTRGRSVDVSCAKAAASEAAVAAGRIALQVHGAIGYTWEQDLHVWMRRAWSLDLAWGNSAWHRARIADAVIDGALPAENFGYSAP, encoded by the coding sequence CGACTTTCTGGCGAGTGAACTACCCGTCGATGAAGTGCGCAAACTCTGGAACGAAGACACCGGCCGCTCGGCCGAGTTCTGGAAAAGGCTGGCCGAGATCGGTATCCCGGGACTGCTGATCTCCGAAGACCACGGTGGCCTGGGCATGAACGAGATCGACGGCGTCTTGCTGATCGAAGAGACGGGCCGGGCCGCCCTGGCCGAACCCGTGGTACAAACCTCGGTAGCCGCACCCTTGATCACCGCGCTCTCTTCCAGCCTCGCAGATCAATGGCTTGCGAAGATCGCCGCGGGCGAAGCCCTGGCAGTCGTGCAACACGATGTGAACGCCTTCACCTCCGATGCCCACGTAGCGGATCTGCTCCTGCTCAGCCACGGCGACGAAATCCACGCATTGAGTGCAGACCGGGTTTCGCTCACCGCGCAACCGGCCAACGATCCCTCGCAGCGCCTGTTTGCAATCGACTGGACCCGCGACGATGAAACGCGCGTCGCATCTGGCAAAGCCGGACGCGCACTGCTGGCGATCTCGCTCGATCGCGGGGCACTGGCCTGCGCAGCGCAGCAACTGGGAGTCGCCGACAAGCTGATCGAGTTGGCCGTGGCGTATGCATGCGAGCGCAAGCAATTCGGCGTGCAGATCGGTTCCTTCCAGGCCGTGAAACACATGCTGGCCGACGTGAAGGTCAGGCTCGAGTACGCCCGGTCCCTGGTGTATCGCGCGGCGCATTCGCTGGCGCGAGACACGCGGGGGCGATCGGTTGACGTCTCCTGCGCCAAAGCGGCGGCTTCGGAAGCCGCCGTCGCAGCGGGACGCATCGCACTACAGGTCCACGGCGCAATCGGCTACACCTGGGAGCAGGACCTGCACGTCTGGATGCGCCGCGCCTGGTCACTCGACCTGGCCTGGGGAAATTCCGCGTGGCATCGCGCGCGCATCGCCGATGCGGTCATCGACGGCGCACTACCTGCCGAGAATTTTGGCTACAGCGCGCCCTGA
- a CDS encoding acetyl-CoA C-acetyltransferase, producing the protein MAEAYIIDAIRTPIGKKKGSLSQEHPADLGAHVLKAAVERTGVDPHAVEDVIFGCVDTIGPQAGDIARTCWLAADLPEEVPGTTIDRQCGSSQQAVHFAAQAVLSGTNDLVMAGGVQQMNQIPISSAMLAGQPYGFEDPFSTSKGWIDRYGTQEVSQFRSAEMIAEKWDISREDMERFALESNERAISAIDEGRFKREITPYGSFDTDEPPRRGSSLERMAGLQPLTEGGRVTAAVSSQIADAACTLLIASEQAVKDHGLSPRARIHHLSVRAADPVWMLTAPIPATAWAFEKTGMSMADIDLIEINEAFASVVLAWQKETGADLAKVNVNGGAIALGHPLGATGARLMTTLLHELERTGGRYGLQTMCEGGGQANVTIIERL; encoded by the coding sequence ATGGCCGAGGCCTACATCATCGATGCAATCCGAACTCCGATCGGCAAGAAGAAGGGCAGCCTCTCGCAAGAGCACCCCGCCGATCTGGGTGCGCACGTACTCAAGGCTGCAGTTGAACGCACGGGCGTCGACCCACACGCCGTCGAAGACGTCATCTTCGGCTGTGTGGATACGATCGGACCGCAAGCGGGTGACATCGCGCGCACCTGCTGGCTGGCAGCTGATCTGCCCGAAGAAGTTCCGGGCACTACCATCGACCGACAATGCGGCTCATCGCAACAGGCCGTGCACTTTGCGGCCCAGGCCGTCCTCAGTGGCACCAACGATCTGGTCATGGCGGGCGGCGTGCAGCAGATGAACCAGATCCCGATCTCATCGGCCATGCTCGCCGGACAGCCCTATGGCTTCGAAGATCCGTTCTCCACTTCCAAAGGCTGGATCGATCGCTACGGAACACAGGAAGTCTCCCAGTTTCGCTCCGCGGAGATGATCGCGGAAAAGTGGGACATCTCGCGCGAAGACATGGAGCGCTTCGCACTCGAGAGCAATGAACGCGCAATCAGCGCGATCGACGAAGGTCGCTTCAAACGCGAGATCACCCCTTACGGAAGTTTCGACACCGATGAGCCACCGCGTCGCGGTTCCTCGCTCGAACGCATGGCGGGTCTGCAACCGCTGACCGAAGGCGGTCGCGTGACGGCCGCGGTGTCGAGCCAGATCGCGGACGCGGCCTGTACACTGCTGATCGCTTCAGAACAGGCGGTGAAAGATCACGGCCTGTCGCCGCGTGCGCGCATCCACCACCTGAGCGTGCGCGCTGCAGATCCGGTCTGGATGTTGACGGCGCCGATCCCGGCCACCGCCTGGGCCTTCGAGAAGACGGGCATGAGCATGGCGGACATCGATCTGATCGAGATCAATGAAGCCTTCGCCTCGGTGGTTCTGGCCTGGCAAAAGGAAACCGGCGCCGATCTCGCCAAGGTCAATGTGAACGGCGGCGCGATTGCGCTGGGACATCCGTTGGGGGCTACGGGCGCGCGCCTGATGACCACGCTCTTGCACGAACTGGAGCGCACGGGCGGACGTTACGGCCTGCAGACGATGTGCGAAGGCGGGGGACAGGCCAACGTCACGATCATCGAGCGTCTCTGA